A genomic region of Fervidobacterium gondwanense DSM 13020 contains the following coding sequences:
- a CDS encoding RRXRR domain-containing protein: protein MVYVISKDGKPLMPTKRHGKVRRLLKQGLAKVVRREPFTIQLLYDTTTYVQPVTVGIDIGSKTVGVSAITDKKEVFSAKVVLRTDIKRLIVRKKRIQTVKKVSQDEVQKSKVFE from the coding sequence ATGGTATATGTTATCTCGAAAGATGGAAAACCTCTCATGCCTACTAAAAGGCATGGCAAGGTGAGAAGACTTCTAAAGCAGGGACTTGCCAAAGTAGTCAGAAGAGAACCATTCACGATTCAGTTATTGTATGACACTACAACTTACGTGCAACCTGTGACAGTTGGCATCGACATTGGTTCAAAAACAGTCGGTGTCTCAGCCATAACAGATAAGAAAGAAGTGTTCTCAGCAAAAGTAGTACTAAGAACTGATATAAAAAGACTTATTGTGCGAAAGAAGAGAATACAGACAGTTAAGAAGGTATCGCAAGACGAGGTACAGAAAAGCAAGGTTTTTGAATAG
- a CDS encoding D-alanine--D-alanine ligase — protein MKIAVLLGGISREREISLRSGKRIAQALRNFGHQVDEIDVNFENFDSLVWAKDLRNYDVVFNILHGTFGEDGHVQSILDAIQIPYTGSGVEASVIAFDKYLCNLYVQDITTVPEFLLITKEEFQKDKNIFQNTIQKINIPCVIKPRKEGSSIGTHICFSQDELLENLEKEFEKYDEMIIQKYVKGTEVTVSIIDIDGSPVVLPILELRPKKLFYDYEAKYTDGMTEFVIPAEIGEEMTEIVKESALKIYKKLECKHFARVDGIVSDCKFYFLEVNTLPGMTELSDLPMSAKAYGFDFEELVNTIATEAFKKPSFKKFR, from the coding sequence GTGAAAATTGCAGTTTTGCTCGGTGGAATTTCAAGAGAAAGAGAAATATCCCTTAGAAGCGGAAAGAGGATAGCTCAAGCTTTAAGAAATTTCGGACATCAAGTGGATGAGATAGATGTAAATTTTGAAAACTTCGACTCCTTAGTCTGGGCTAAGGATTTAAGAAATTACGATGTTGTGTTCAATATACTGCACGGAACATTTGGTGAAGACGGACACGTTCAAAGTATTCTCGATGCTATTCAGATTCCCTACACCGGTTCAGGCGTTGAAGCAAGCGTCATCGCCTTTGACAAATACTTATGCAATCTGTACGTGCAAGACATAACAACCGTTCCTGAGTTCCTGCTCATTACCAAAGAGGAGTTCCAAAAAGATAAAAATATATTCCAAAATACAATACAAAAAATAAACATACCTTGTGTTATTAAACCTAGAAAAGAAGGTTCAAGCATAGGTACTCATATCTGCTTTTCTCAAGACGAACTGTTAGAGAATTTGGAAAAGGAATTTGAAAAATACGACGAAATGATTATTCAAAAATATGTGAAGGGCACAGAAGTAACAGTATCGATTATTGATATTGACGGTTCACCGGTTGTTTTACCAATTTTAGAATTAAGACCCAAAAAACTTTTCTACGATTATGAAGCAAAATACACTGATGGCATGACCGAATTTGTCATCCCCGCAGAAATCGGAGAAGAGATGACAGAAATTGTCAAAGAAAGTGCACTTAAAATATACAAGAAATTGGAGTGCAAACACTTTGCAAGGGTCGACGGGATAGTTAGCGACTGTAAGTTCTACTTTCTCGAAGTTAATACATTACCTGGAATGACTGAATTGAGCGACTTACCTATGTCAGCTAAAGCATACGGCTTTGATTTCGAAGAACTTGTAAACACAATAGCAACTGAAGCGTTCAAGAAACCGTCGTTTAAAAAATTCAGGTGA
- a CDS encoding LacI family DNA-binding transcriptional regulator — MAKARRKYQRVTIKDVAEYAQVGVGTVSRVLNNSPHVDETTRERVLEAIKNLGYMPNPHARRLSTGSSQLVTVITPEMKGDFYQILMSSIDEVLVKYGYSSLLYPLYNEKKFEALKKSSDILLSTDGLIVDGVNVDSVMSHILNPQTPVICLEQDSDKYDSIMVDNYYGGVLVGDYFADLDMDIFVVTHRKSHELESTVFDERLEGFQESLEKKGRSIDKIYYVPLDWESTFEVARRIFFRFKRCAIFTTTDYLAVPIIEVARTMQLDVGKDVRVCGFDDLPIAQVLEITTVRQPIAEMGYLAAESLIKRINKKIKDKPKKYILKPELVVRNT; from the coding sequence ATGGCTAAGGCTAGAAGGAAATATCAAAGGGTAACAATAAAAGATGTTGCAGAATACGCTCAGGTTGGGGTGGGCACAGTTTCTCGTGTACTTAACAATAGCCCGCATGTAGATGAAACAACAAGGGAACGCGTACTCGAGGCAATAAAAAACCTTGGTTACATGCCAAATCCACACGCAAGGCGTCTTTCGACAGGCTCAAGCCAGCTGGTAACTGTCATCACTCCGGAGATGAAAGGCGACTTCTATCAAATTCTAATGTCATCTATAGACGAAGTTTTGGTCAAATACGGATATTCCTCTTTACTTTATCCTCTTTACAACGAGAAGAAATTCGAAGCTTTGAAGAAATCATCGGATATACTCTTATCAACTGACGGGTTGATCGTTGACGGTGTCAATGTCGATAGCGTTATGTCCCATATACTCAATCCTCAAACTCCCGTTATATGTCTTGAACAAGATTCAGACAAGTACGACTCGATTATGGTAGACAATTATTATGGTGGTGTGCTTGTTGGTGATTATTTCGCAGACCTCGACATGGACATATTTGTAGTAACTCACAGAAAATCTCACGAACTTGAAAGTACCGTATTTGACGAAAGATTAGAGGGCTTTCAAGAATCGCTTGAGAAAAAGGGAAGAAGTATAGACAAAATATACTACGTACCACTCGACTGGGAAAGCACATTTGAAGTTGCAAGAAGGATATTCTTCCGTTTCAAAAGATGTGCAATCTTCACCACTACTGACTATCTGGCAGTTCCGATTATCGAGGTTGCAAGAACCATGCAACTAGATGTAGGAAAGGACGTAAGGGTCTGTGGTTTTGATGACCTTCCAATTGCTCAGGTACTGGAGATCACAACTGTCCGACAACCGATAGCAGAAATGGGATATCTCGCTGCTGAGAGCCTTATTAAAAGAATCAATAAGAAGATAAAAGATAAGCCAAAGAAATACATACTGAAACCAGAATTAGTTGTAAGAAATACGTAA